In the genome of Candidatus Aminicenantes bacterium, the window TCCCCAAAAAACTACCTCGCCAGCTATCATAAAAGCTTGTGAGTTCAATAAGGGTTTCACCAACGGGGAGATGATGAACACCCATAGCAACGGTACAACCAAGGTTAATAGAAACCCCACAAGAACAGGGACCGATACCTTGGCTTTGGTTTGGTCAGGGGTTTTTGAAGTCATCACGCTCCTTTTCCAAGTTGCTTCTAAAAGCTCGCCTAACGACCAAGCTCATTGGCAGCTATGGAGCGCATCGGAATAGCCGTCCAATGCAGCGCCTTGTTAGGTCTCATGGTTCGATACCGATCAGCACAAGGGGAACCGCTGGAACGCCTCGGCCTTGACGAACAACGTTGTAAAACTCACCTTCATAGTAAGCAACTCCGGAACTCATCTGACTCTGAA includes:
- a CDS encoding restriction endonuclease, which gives rise to QSQMSSGVAYYEGEFYNVVRQGRGVPAVPLVLIGIEP